The Streptomyces hundungensis genome contains the following window.
CACGCGGGCCTCTCGCGTGACGTATAGCGCTACCCCAACCCTCCGCAGCTTTCTGCGGGCCGGTTGCCTCCTCTGCCCGTCCGGCCCGCGTGGTCGTACGGGCGGAGCTGAGGGGAGCCGGATTGACCGACTTCAACGGCGCGCGGCCCCGGGTGGCTAGACCCGGGGCCGCTTTCGAGCCGTTTCACCTGCTAGGGAGACCACGACTCATGAAGCACATCGCTGCACTTCAGACGGGTGTTACCGGCACCCTGCCGGACATCGAGCCGACACCGGCCGAACTCGACGCCATCGACATCGAGATGCCGCTGATCCTGGCGGAAGTCGAGTTGCTGGACGCAGAGATCATCACGCTCGACCGCAGCCCGAACGAGCTGGATACCCGCCGCATCCGCCGGGCCCGCCGCAACGTCCTCAGGGCCCGCCGGGCACTCACCAACCAGTCGGCCGCACTGGGCACGTCGGGGGTGGGCGCGTGACCGCCAACGACCCGCTCAACACCGCCCACGCCGAGGTGAAGGCGGAAATCTCGCGGACCGACAGCAAGGTCAGTCTGCTGCTGGCGTTCATCGGCGCACTTCTGGCCGGCGCGGGCTCGGTCGCCAAGGACATCGCGCCCGGCGTGAGTGTCTGCGCCGTGGGCGGGCTCGGCATGGCGACGCTGGTCGGTGCGGCGGGGCTGTTGCTGCGCTCGGCCCGCCCGAACCTGCGGGGCCGTCACGGCTTCCCGCTGTGGGCGACCCTGACGGCCGAGGAGATCACGGCGGCCGTGGCGACGGACCGGGCGGCTGACATCGCGGGCCTGTCCCGGATCGCGGTCGCCAAGTTCACCGCCCTGCGCCGCGCGGTCGACCTCACGATGGCCGGCGGCGCCCTCCTGGTCGTCGCGCTCCTCCTGCACGTTGGGGGTGCGGCATGAGGGCGAACCCGAAGACGCTGCTGGTGCTCGCGCTGGTGGCGGTGGTCGGGGTCGCGTTCCGGGTCTCGTGGAACGCGCTCAGGGACGTGGCCCGTGCGATCGGCGCGGACCACACCGCCGCCACGCTCTACCCGTTCGTCGTCGACGGTCTGATGGCCCTGGCGCTGGTCGCCACGCTCGTACTGACCGGAGACGCCCGACAGTTCGCCCTGCGGGTGCTCGGCACCTACACCGCCGCCTCCCTGGTCCTGAACTACGTCCACGGACTGATTCCGGCGCTGCACCAAGGGTCGGTCGACTGGGGACGGCTGGCCGACTGGAACGCCGCGAACTACGCGCTGGTCCTGCTGGCGACGTCGCTTCCCGTCGGCTCGATCTACTTCGGATCCGACCTCGTCGCCAAGGTCCTCCACCACCAGCCGACCCCGACCACAAATGCGGATGAAAGCGCCGAGATCGTGAGTAATCGGTCGATGGCTGACCAGGGCGAACCCACCCCCGCCCCGGTCGTCGTGAACGCGGCACCGATCCCGCGTGCCGTGCAGGTCGGGTTCCTGAAGCCGACCGTGCCGCTCAAGCCGCTCCCCGCGATCCAGCCCGCGCCGGTCCGGTCCAACTCAACGCTGGCGGCCGACTCGTCCCGGCCCCGCCGGGCGACCGGTCGGGTCCCCGACGTCGCGCGGTCGGCCCGACCGAAACGCACCCCGGCCGAACTCCTCGAACAGGCCCGTTCGGCGTCGGCCGACTGGCCCGACACCCATCTGACGGCCGACCGGCTCCGTAAGACGGTCCACACGTCGGCGGAGAAGGCCCGGGGGCTGCGGGACGCTCTGATCGCTGAGCGGGCCGCGTGATGGGCACCGCGTACGCGAAGTGCTTCGACCCGTCCGGCGCCCGCTACGGCATACCCACCTTCCCGTGGAAGTTCGCCCCCGACGGCTACGCCACCCGCCGACAGTTACGCGCCCAGGGGCTGCGCCCCGGGGGCCAGCCGGTCGCCGGACAGGTCATGCGCCGCTCCCGCCACCACGAAACGGGCGTGAGTGTGGCGTTCCTGTACCGGGTCGAACTGGCCCTGCCGGTCCGCCCGATGACGTCGCGGAAGTGGGGTGCGCTCGCGCTGGCGATGCTCGCCCGCCGCACCTGCCCGCGCTGCCGGGTGGTCTACAGCTACTGCATCCCGCGCTCACTCGGCATGTGCGTGCTCTGCGCCTACCCCGCCGACCAGCCCGCCGCTTGAACCACTCGCCCAGCCACACCCACCGCCGTGGAGGCATCACGTGTTTGGCAAGAGCAAGACCCAGAAGTTCGGGTTCCGGCACACCTCCCGGGTTGTCCGCGACATGCGGGGCACGTTCGTCGCCTCCTGCTCCTGCGGCTTCACCGCGACCAGTGCGGACTACACCACCGCGTTCAACAAGGCCGGTACGCACGTCCGCAACGCCAACCGGCGCTGACCTTCCGGAAGGGACATCCCATGGACTCGCTACCCGAGGTCGCCCGGGTCGTGCAACTCCCGGACGGCACCTACGCCTACGCCGACCGCGCCCCGACCATCCCGCCGGCGGGCGCACCCCAGATCGTCCACCAGCACATTCACCAGGCTCCGCCGGACCGCACCGTGCAGCGCATCGCGCTCGGGTCCGGTGTCGGCGCCGGGGCGGTGGCGGCCGGGGTCTACTTCGGCCCGCTGCTGGTCGGCGTGCTCACCGCCATCGCCGCCAACCTGGCCCTCCTCGCGTTCCTGTGCGTCGCCCTGGCCTGGGGCGTCGTCACCGTCGTCCGCTCCATCGGCGGCACCGAAGGCCAGCGGGCCGCGACGAGCGTGCGCCGCGCCCGGCGCCGCCGCTAACCGCGGCTTCTCACCCCACCCCCTTCTTCGAGCAGCGGGAGCACCCTGCCATGTCTGACGCGACCCCCGGCCCGCACCTGAAGGCCGTCCCCGACCTCGACACCGACCCTGACGCCCCGGCGGTGCCGACGGCGGTCGACAACCCGAAGCTGCCGGACCCCAACGTCCGCATCGAAAAGCGCCGCCCGGTCCTCGCCGGGTGGCTGACCAACCGCCGGGACTTCCTGGCCACCGCCCGCCACGCCGGCGCCAACGTCGGCTACGCGGCCCTGTTCCACGGGGTCCGCCTGCCCGTCTACGCCGGCCGACTCTCGCTGAGGGCCCCGTTGGGAGCCTGCCGGTTCGTCGCCTCCACCAACCGGTGGGTGTGGGACCGCGAAGCCGCCCCGTTGCGGGCGTTCGCGGTCCGCAACGAGGACATCGAGGAGTACATGCGCCTGGCCCGGCTGCGGGCCGGACGCGTCAAGCTGCGCGGTCTGGTCACGCTGGTCGCGGCCGTGTTCGGCCTCGGCTTCGCCCTCTACCTCTACGTTCTGGCCCCGGAGTTCCTGTACGCGTTCGCGGCCGGTGGGGTGCTCCTGCTCGGCATGGGCGGACAGCAACCCGACGCACCCGTCGTAGGACCTGCGGTGTTGAAGACCGAGATCCAGAAGCTCACCGGCTCCATCGTGCTGCGCGGCCTCGACTCGATCGGCAACGCCAAAATCACCGCCGCCATCAAGAAGGGCGGCGACATGAACGGCCTGCGCTTCACCTCGGAGATCGTGCGCGACGGGCCCGGCTACCGCGCCGACCTCGATCTCCCCTACGGCGTCACGCCCGAAGACATCATGGACGCGCGCAAGCCGCTCGCCTCCGGACTGCGGCGCAAGGTCGGCTGCGTGTGGCCCGCCCCCGACCCCGAGCAGCACGAGGGTCGGTTGGTGTTGTGGGTCGGCGACCGGCCCATGAACGAGACGACCAAGCCCGCGTGGCCGCTGCTGAAGGACGGCCGGGTCGACCTGTTCAAGCCCGTCATCTTCGGCAACGACCAGCGCATGCGCTGGGTCGAGGTCACCTTGATGTTCGTCTCGATCGTCATCGCGTCGGTGCCCCGCATGGGCAAGACCTTCCTCATGCGGCTGCTGCTCCTGGTCGCCTCTCTCGATCCCCGGGCCGAGATCTACGCGTTCGACTTCAAGGGCACCGGCGACTTCGGCGCCCTGGAACCGGTCTGCCACCGCTACCGCGCCGGCGAGGACGAAGACGACATCGAATACGTCGTCCAGTCGTTGCGGGAGCTGCGCACCGAGCTGCGCCGCCGGGCGAAGGTCATCAAGTCCCTGCCCCGCACCCGGTGCCCGGAGTCCAAGGTCACCCCCGAACTGGCCAACGACAAGAGCCTGGGGCTGCACCCGATCGTGGTGGCCCTCGATGAGTGCCAGGTGCCGTTCGAGCACGACAAGTACGGCGCGGAGATCGAGGAAATCTGCACCGACATCACCAAGCGCGGCCCAGCCCTCGGCATCGTCGGCATCTTCGGCACCCAGCGCCCCGACGCGAAGTCCCTGCCGCCCGGCATCAGCGCCAACGCCATGCTGCGGTTCTGCCTGAAGGTCATGGGCCACACCGCCAACGACATGGTGCTCGGCACCGGCGCCTACAAGGCGGGCATCCGCGCCACGATGTTCTCCCGCTCCGACCGGGGCATCTGCTGGATGGCCGGTGAAGGCGACGACGCCCGGATCGTGGCATCCGCGTTCGTGGACGCGGTCGGCGCCGAACGCGTCGTCGCCCGCGCCCGCACGATGCGCGAGGAGTACGGCAACGTCACCGGCCACGCCATCGGCAAGGGCCCCGACGCCACCGGCACCGGCTCCGACGTCCTGGCCGACGTCCTCAACGTCATCGCCAGCGACGAGAAGGCCGTGTGGTGCGAGCGCATCGCCACCCGCCTCAGCGCCGCCCACCCCGACACCTACGCCGGATGGCAGGGCGAGAACGTCACCGCCGCACTCAAGCCCTGGGGCATCAAACCCGCACAGGTCTGGGGCACCACCGACGACGGTGAAGGCGCCAACCGGCGCGGCATCAAGCGCGCCGACATCACCGCCGCCATCACGCGCCGTAACGCCGACCGGGCCGCCGCCTAGCCCGAGCAGCGCTGCTAGACCTAGCACCCGCCACCGCTAGGCCTAGCAGCCCCGCTAGCACCCCCTAGGGCCACTGATCAGCGAACTAGCGTCTAGCGGCCCACCTGCGCAAACCCCCAAAATCCTGCCTGTGAAGGGAAGTGAGCCCCCGTGGCGCTCGCTAGCCTCGCCCTCCTGCTGACCCTCGCCGGTTACGCAGCGTTGTGCGCGATCTCCCCGTTCGCCCGCTGCCGCAAGTGCCAGGGCAGTGGCCTGCGCCCCAGCCGGGGCCGCTCCCTCAAGCCCTGCCGCCGCTGCCGGGGCCACCGCTACCGGCTCCGCACCGGCCGCCGACTCCTCAACACCGGACGCGACATCCACCACACCGGCACCCGCCCCAACCCTCAGCGATCCGAAGGAGAAACCACCCCATGGCACTGACCGACAAGGACCCGCACAACCTCCGCGAAACCCTCCGCGTCATCCGGCTCTCCGCCCAGGCCACCAAACGCCAGGGGCGCGGCAAGTCCACCAAGCGCATCAACAACGAGATCGACCGCATCCGCGAGACCGCCCAGGCCCGCGAAGACGCCCGCCGCAAGCCCAACCACCGCTAGCTACGCCAAGGGCGGCCCCCGTCTCGCCAAAGTCCGGGGCCGCCCTTGCCAACCAGTCACCTGAGAGAGAACTGGAGACATCCAGCATGACGCAACCGACCGACATCCGGCGAGACGGCCCCCGGCCAACCTGTCTGGACGCGTTCTCCTGCCAGGGTGGCGCAGGCATGGGCTACCACCGGGCCGGGTTCGAGGTGACCGGCGTCGACAAGGACGCCCAGCCCCGCTACCCGCTCGGTTTCCACCAGGGCGAGGCCATCGCGTTCATCCTCACGTTCGGCGCCGGCTTCGGCTTCATCCACACTTCCCCGCCCTGCCAGCACGATTCCGACTGCCAGCGCCTTCGGGGTAACGCGCACCCGGACCTGATCGGCCCGACCCGCGACGCCCTGAACGCC
Protein-coding sequences here:
- a CDS encoding DUF6251 family protein; translation: MDSLPEVARVVQLPDGTYAYADRAPTIPPAGAPQIVHQHIHQAPPDRTVQRIALGSGVGAGAVAAGVYFGPLLVGVLTAIAANLALLAFLCVALAWGVVTVVRSIGGTEGQRAATSVRRARRRR
- a CDS encoding cell division protein FtsK, with translation MSDATPGPHLKAVPDLDTDPDAPAVPTAVDNPKLPDPNVRIEKRRPVLAGWLTNRRDFLATARHAGANVGYAALFHGVRLPVYAGRLSLRAPLGACRFVASTNRWVWDREAAPLRAFAVRNEDIEEYMRLARLRAGRVKLRGLVTLVAAVFGLGFALYLYVLAPEFLYAFAAGGVLLLGMGGQQPDAPVVGPAVLKTEIQKLTGSIVLRGLDSIGNAKITAAIKKGGDMNGLRFTSEIVRDGPGYRADLDLPYGVTPEDIMDARKPLASGLRRKVGCVWPAPDPEQHEGRLVLWVGDRPMNETTKPAWPLLKDGRVDLFKPVIFGNDQRMRWVEVTLMFVSIVIASVPRMGKTFLMRLLLLVASLDPRAEIYAFDFKGTGDFGALEPVCHRYRAGEDEDDIEYVVQSLRELRTELRRRAKVIKSLPRTRCPESKVTPELANDKSLGLHPIVVALDECQVPFEHDKYGAEIEEICTDITKRGPALGIVGIFGTQRPDAKSLPPGISANAMLRFCLKVMGHTANDMVLGTGAYKAGIRATMFSRSDRGICWMAGEGDDARIVASAFVDAVGAERVVARARTMREEYGNVTGHAIGKGPDATGTGSDVLADVLNVIASDEKAVWCERIATRLSAAHPDTYAGWQGENVTAALKPWGIKPAQVWGTTDDGEGANRRGIKRADITAAITRRNADRAAA
- a CDS encoding DUF6284 family protein, producing the protein MKHIAALQTGVTGTLPDIEPTPAELDAIDIEMPLILAEVELLDAEIITLDRSPNELDTRRIRRARRNVLRARRALTNQSAALGTSGVGA
- a CDS encoding RRQRL motif-containing zinc-binding protein, which encodes MGTAYAKCFDPSGARYGIPTFPWKFAPDGYATRRQLRAQGLRPGGQPVAGQVMRRSRHHETGVSVAFLYRVELALPVRPMTSRKWGALALAMLARRTCPRCRVVYSYCIPRSLGMCVLCAYPADQPAA
- a CDS encoding Pycsar system effector family protein, with protein sequence MTANDPLNTAHAEVKAEISRTDSKVSLLLAFIGALLAGAGSVAKDIAPGVSVCAVGGLGMATLVGAAGLLLRSARPNLRGRHGFPLWATLTAEEITAAVATDRAADIAGLSRIAVAKFTALRRAVDLTMAGGALLVVALLLHVGGAA
- a CDS encoding DUF2637 domain-containing protein, whose product is MRANPKTLLVLALVAVVGVAFRVSWNALRDVARAIGADHTAATLYPFVVDGLMALALVATLVLTGDARQFALRVLGTYTAASLVLNYVHGLIPALHQGSVDWGRLADWNAANYALVLLATSLPVGSIYFGSDLVAKVLHHQPTPTTNADESAEIVSNRSMADQGEPTPAPVVVNAAPIPRAVQVGFLKPTVPLKPLPAIQPAPVRSNSTLAADSSRPRRATGRVPDVARSARPKRTPAELLEQARSASADWPDTHLTADRLRKTVHTSAEKARGLRDALIAERAA